Proteins encoded in a region of the Streptococcus sanguinis genome:
- the dinB gene encoding DNA polymerase IV gives MLIFPLINDTSRKIIHIDMDAFFASVEERDNPKLKGHPVIIGSDPRLTGGRGVVSTCNYEARKFGVHSAMSSKEAYERCPQGIFISGNYEKYQAVGLQIREIFKRYTDLIEPMSIDEAYLDVTENKLEIKSAVKIAKLIQHDIWNELQLTASAGVSYNKFLAKIASDYEKPHGLTVILPEEAEAFLAPMDIAKFHGVGKKSVEKLHEMGVYTGADLLKIPEMTLIDKFGRFGFDLYRKARGISNSPVKSNRIRKSIGKERTYAKLLYSEEDIKKELTLLAQKVENSLTKHDKKGRTIVLKIRYADFSTLTKRKSLNLATRDKEQIERTAHEIYDSLEEQPRGIRLLGLTVTGFE, from the coding sequence ATGCTGATTTTTCCACTGATTAACGATACATCTCGGAAGATTATCCACATTGATATGGATGCTTTTTTCGCTTCGGTGGAAGAGCGGGATAATCCTAAGTTAAAGGGGCATCCAGTCATTATCGGCAGCGACCCACGCTTGACTGGCGGTCGTGGTGTCGTCTCCACCTGCAATTATGAGGCCAGAAAGTTCGGAGTTCATTCGGCTATGAGCTCCAAGGAAGCTTATGAGCGTTGCCCCCAGGGGATTTTTATCTCGGGGAATTACGAAAAATATCAGGCAGTCGGCTTGCAGATCCGAGAGATTTTCAAACGCTATACGGATTTGATTGAACCCATGAGCATCGACGAGGCTTATCTGGATGTAACGGAAAACAAGCTAGAGATTAAATCTGCAGTCAAAATAGCCAAGCTGATTCAGCACGATATCTGGAATGAACTGCAACTGACGGCTTCGGCAGGCGTTTCTTATAATAAGTTTCTGGCCAAGATTGCTAGCGACTATGAGAAGCCTCATGGTCTGACTGTTATTCTACCTGAAGAGGCTGAGGCCTTTCTGGCGCCTATGGACATTGCCAAGTTTCATGGAGTTGGTAAGAAGAGCGTTGAAAAACTGCATGAAATGGGAGTTTATACTGGTGCAGATCTGCTCAAGATACCGGAAATGACCTTGATTGATAAGTTTGGCCGCTTTGGTTTTGATCTCTACCGGAAAGCGCGTGGCATCAGCAATAGTCCGGTCAAATCCAATCGTATTCGTAAGTCGATTGGGAAGGAGCGAACCTATGCCAAACTGCTCTATAGTGAGGAGGATATCAAGAAAGAGCTGACCCTGCTGGCACAGAAGGTAGAAAATAGCTTGACTAAGCATGATAAGAAAGGGAGAACCATCGTTCTGAAAATCCGCTATGCCGATTTCTCCACCTTGACTAAAAGGAAAAGTTTGAATCTAGCCACTCGAGACAAGGAGCAAATCGAGCGAACGGCTCATGAGATATATGATAGCTTGGAAGAACAACCACGAGGTATCCGTCTGTTAGGGTTGACAGTGACGGGGTTTGAATAA
- the pflB gene encoding formate C-acetyltransferase, whose amino-acid sequence MVVKTVVEAQDIFDKAWEGFKGEDWKEKASVSRFVQANYTPYDGDESFLAGPTERSLHIKKIVEETKAHYEETRFPMDTRPASIAGIDAGYIDKDNELIYGIQNDELFKLNFMPKGGIRMAETTLKENGYEPDPAVHEIFTKYVTTVNDGIFRAYTSNIRRARHAHTVTGLPDAYSRGRIIGVYARLALYGADYLMAEKVRDWNGLTDIDEETIRLREEINLQYQALGEVVKLGDLYGVDVRRPAFDVKEAIQWTNIAFMAVCRVINGAATSLGRVPIVLDIYAERDLARGTYTESEIQEFVDDFVMKLRTVKFARTKAYDQLYSGDPTFITTSMAGMGNDGRHRVTKMDYRFLNTLDNIGNSPEPNLTVLWTDKLPYSFRRYCMHMSHKHSSIQYEGVTTMARDGYGEMSCISCCVSPLDPENEEQRHNIQYFGARVNVLKALLTGLNGGYDDVHKDYKVFDIEPIRDEVLDFESVKANFEKSLDWLTDTYVDALNIIHYMTDKYNYEAVQMAFLPTYQRANMGFGICGFANTVDTLSAIKYATVKPIRDENGYIYDYETIGEYPRWGEDDPRSNELAEWLVEAYTTRLRSHKLYKNAEATVSLLTITSNVAYSKQTGNSPVHKGVYLNEDGSVNLSKLEFFSPGANPSNKAKGGWLQNLNSLASLDFSYAADGISLTTQVSPRALGKTHDEQVDNLVTILDGYFENGGQHVNLNVMDLKDVYDKIMSGEDVIVRISGYCVNTKYLTPEQKTELTQRVFHEVLSMDDALS is encoded by the coding sequence ATGGTTGTAAAAACAGTTGTTGAAGCTCAAGATATTTTTGACAAAGCTTGGGAAGGCTTCAAAGGTGAAGACTGGAAAGAGAAAGCAAGTGTTTCTCGCTTCGTTCAAGCTAACTACACACCTTATGATGGAGATGAAAGCTTCTTGGCAGGTCCTACTGAGCGCTCACTCCACATCAAGAAAATCGTAGAAGAAACAAAAGCTCACTACGAAGAAACTCGTTTCCCAATGGACACTCGTCCAGCATCTATCGCTGGTATCGACGCTGGTTACATTGACAAGGACAACGAACTGATTTACGGTATCCAAAACGACGAACTCTTCAAATTGAACTTCATGCCAAAAGGTGGTATCCGCATGGCTGAAACTACTTTGAAAGAAAATGGATACGAACCAGATCCTGCTGTTCATGAAATCTTTACTAAATATGTTACAACGGTAAATGACGGTATCTTCCGTGCTTACACTTCTAACATCCGCCGTGCTCGTCACGCCCACACTGTAACTGGTCTTCCAGATGCTTACTCACGCGGACGTATCATCGGAGTTTACGCACGTCTTGCTCTTTATGGAGCTGACTACCTCATGGCTGAAAAAGTTCGCGACTGGAATGGTTTGACTGATATTGACGAAGAAACAATCCGTCTGCGCGAAGAAATCAACCTGCAATACCAAGCACTTGGTGAAGTTGTAAAACTTGGTGACCTTTACGGAGTAGATGTTCGCCGTCCTGCCTTTGACGTTAAAGAAGCTATCCAATGGACTAACATCGCCTTCATGGCTGTCTGCCGTGTCATCAATGGTGCTGCAACATCTCTCGGACGTGTGCCTATCGTTCTTGACATCTACGCAGAACGTGACTTGGCTCGCGGTACTTACACTGAATCAGAAATCCAAGAATTTGTTGATGATTTCGTTATGAAACTTCGTACAGTGAAGTTTGCTCGTACGAAAGCTTACGACCAATTGTACTCTGGTGACCCAACCTTCATCACTACTTCTATGGCAGGTATGGGGAACGATGGCCGTCACCGTGTTACAAAGATGGACTACCGTTTCCTTAACACACTTGACAACATCGGTAACTCTCCAGAGCCAAACTTGACCGTTCTCTGGACTGACAAACTTCCATACTCATTCCGTCGCTACTGTATGCACATGAGCCACAAGCACTCTTCTATCCAATACGAAGGTGTAACAACTATGGCTAGAGATGGTTACGGTGAAATGAGCTGTATCTCTTGCTGTGTGTCTCCGCTTGACCCTGAAAATGAAGAACAACGCCACAACATCCAATACTTTGGTGCTCGTGTAAACGTTCTGAAAGCCCTTCTGACAGGTCTCAACGGCGGTTACGACGATGTTCATAAAGACTACAAGGTATTTGACATCGAGCCTATCCGTGACGAAGTTCTTGACTTCGAATCAGTTAAAGCGAACTTTGAAAAATCTCTGGACTGGTTGACTGACACTTATGTAGATGCCTTGAACATCATCCACTACATGACTGACAAGTACAACTATGAAGCTGTTCAAATGGCCTTCTTGCCAACTTACCAACGTGCTAACATGGGATTCGGTATCTGTGGATTTGCCAACACTGTTGATACCTTGTCTGCTATCAAGTACGCTACTGTTAAGCCAATCCGCGACGAAAATGGCTATATCTACGACTATGAAACAATCGGAGAATACCCACGTTGGGGTGAAGATGATCCTCGCTCAAACGAATTGGCAGAATGGTTGGTTGAAGCTTACACAACTCGTCTGCGCAGCCACAAACTGTATAAGAATGCAGAAGCTACTGTGTCTCTTCTGACTATCACATCTAACGTTGCTTACTCTAAACAAACTGGTAACTCACCAGTCCATAAAGGAGTGTACCTCAACGAAGATGGCAGCGTAAACTTGTCTAAATTGGAATTCTTCTCACCAGGTGCTAACCCATCTAACAAGGCAAAAGGTGGCTGGTTGCAAAACTTGAACTCTCTTGCTAGTCTGGACTTTAGTTACGCAGCTGACGGTATTTCACTGACAACTCAAGTATCACCTCGTGCGCTTGGTAAGACTCACGACGAACAAGTAGACAACTTGGTTACTATCCTGGATGGTTACTTTGAAAACGGTGGTCAGCACGTTAACTTGAACGTTATGGACTTGAAGGATGTTTACGACAAGATTATGTCTGGTGAAGACGTTATCGTTCGTATCTCAGGTTACTGTGTAAACACTAAGTACTTGACTCCAGAGCAAAAGACTGAATTGACTCAACGTGTCTTCCACGAAGTGCTCTCTATGGACGATGCTTTGAGCTAA
- a CDS encoding threonine/serine exporter family protein, translating to MTEKGIREEGKDFNLAVDVIMLAGTLLLQSGSETYRVEDTMIRIAHSQGIINCNALAMPVAIFFSIENTNVSRMKRNLKTNYNIEKVCDVNQVSRQLVTGEISLQEAFDELNRLKVKELPYNNKQLIAAATLSAPFFSIMFGGNFYDALGAAIATFFGFAFSLYVDKYIRIPFVTAFAGAFVFGLLAHIWTRYSGFNSTDDLIIAGSVMPFVPGIALTNSVRDIMTNHINSGMSKLFESLLITLALGAGTSVALLIMK from the coding sequence ATGACAGAGAAAGGTATCAGGGAAGAAGGCAAAGATTTCAATCTGGCGGTAGATGTCATCATGCTGGCTGGAACACTGCTGCTGCAGAGCGGATCCGAGACCTATCGGGTAGAAGACACCATGATTCGTATCGCTCATTCGCAAGGGATCATCAACTGCAATGCCTTAGCAATGCCAGTGGCTATTTTCTTTTCAATCGAAAATACAAATGTCTCACGGATGAAGCGTAATCTCAAGACCAACTACAACATTGAGAAGGTCTGCGATGTCAATCAGGTCTCCCGTCAGTTGGTAACAGGAGAAATCAGCCTTCAAGAGGCTTTTGATGAGCTGAATCGCCTCAAAGTTAAGGAGCTGCCCTATAATAACAAGCAGCTGATCGCTGCCGCAACGCTCAGTGCTCCCTTCTTCTCCATCATGTTTGGCGGAAATTTCTACGATGCTTTAGGCGCGGCTATTGCTACCTTCTTTGGCTTTGCCTTCTCTTTGTATGTTGACAAATATATCCGTATCCCTTTTGTGACAGCTTTTGCTGGAGCCTTTGTCTTCGGACTGCTGGCTCATATCTGGACACGCTATTCTGGTTTTAACTCCACAGATGATTTGATTATTGCGGGTTCTGTCATGCCTTTTGTGCCCGGCATTGCTCTGACCAACTCTGTGCGTGACATCATGACCAACCATATCAACTCTGGGATGAGCAAGCTCTTTGAATCGCTCCTCATCACTCTTGCTCTCGGTGCAGGTACCTCTGTCGCCCTCCTTATTATGAAATAA
- a CDS encoding threonine/serine exporter family protein — translation MTILTFLLQAVASLLAIITFLIVLNVQRSMLIPGGVLGMAIWLLYLLLKGPTNVIIATFVAAIVGSCISQILSIIYKTPAVVFILAILAPLVPGYISYRTTAFFVTGDYSQAMIHATLVVILALVISIGMASGTVVLKLYHYLKKRQTKLTANKQ, via the coding sequence ATGACAATCTTGACTTTCTTACTGCAAGCAGTTGCCAGCCTGCTGGCCATTATTACTTTTTTAATCGTTTTAAATGTTCAGCGCAGTATGCTGATTCCCGGCGGAGTGCTGGGCATGGCTATTTGGCTGCTCTATCTCCTGCTCAAAGGACCGACCAATGTCATCATAGCAACCTTTGTGGCTGCTATCGTCGGTTCCTGCATCAGCCAAATTCTCAGCATCATCTATAAAACGCCCGCTGTTGTTTTTATTTTGGCTATTCTAGCGCCTCTGGTCCCAGGCTACATTTCCTATCGGACGACTGCCTTCTTTGTCACTGGTGATTACAGCCAGGCCATGATTCACGCCACTCTGGTAGTCATTCTAGCCTTGGTCATCTCGATTGGCATGGCCAGCGGCACCGTCGTACTCAAGCTCTACCACTACTTAAAAAAGCGTCAAACCAAACTCACAGCAAACAAACAGTAG
- a CDS encoding hydroxymethylglutaryl-CoA synthase, which produces MTIGIDKIGFATSNYVLKLNDLAAARGTDPDKLSKGLLLKELSIAPLTEDIVTLAAAAAEPILTAEDKEKIDMVIVATESGIDQSKAAAVFVHGLLGIQPFARSFEIKEACYGATAALDYAKLHIEKHPDSKVLVLASDIAKYGIHTPGEPTQGAGAISMLISSNPRILAFNDDNVAQTRDVMDFWRPNYSTTPYVNGLYSTQQYLDSLKTTWAEYQKRHKLALKDFAAYCFHLPYPKLALKGLNKIMDKSLPQEQQDQLRENFEASILYSQKVGNIYTGSLFLGLLSLLENSDNLKAGDRIALFGYGSGAVSEIFSANLVEGYEKHLSKTRLEELDQRQALSIADYERIFFEEAELDEKGNASFSSYENQSFALAEIAEHQRKYIKVEKSS; this is translated from the coding sequence ATGACAATCGGAATCGACAAAATCGGTTTTGCGACCAGTAATTATGTCTTAAAATTAAATGATTTAGCTGCAGCCCGTGGGACTGACCCAGACAAGCTTAGCAAGGGGCTCTTACTCAAGGAACTAAGCATTGCTCCTCTTACTGAGGATATTGTTACCTTGGCAGCAGCGGCAGCAGAGCCAATCCTGACAGCAGAGGACAAAGAAAAGATTGATATGGTCATCGTGGCTACTGAGTCAGGGATTGACCAGAGCAAGGCGGCAGCTGTTTTTGTCCACGGCCTTTTGGGCATCCAGCCTTTTGCCCGTAGCTTTGAAATTAAGGAAGCCTGCTATGGGGCGACTGCAGCACTGGACTATGCTAAGCTCCATATCGAAAAACACCCAGACAGCAAAGTTTTGGTGTTAGCTAGCGATATTGCCAAGTATGGCATTCATACACCTGGCGAGCCAACGCAGGGAGCGGGAGCTATTTCTATGCTGATTAGCAGCAATCCTCGTATCCTCGCTTTCAATGATGATAATGTAGCTCAGACGCGCGATGTCATGGATTTTTGGCGCCCAAATTACTCGACAACACCTTATGTCAACGGGCTCTATTCAACCCAGCAGTATCTGGATAGCTTAAAGACAACTTGGGCGGAGTACCAGAAGCGCCACAAGCTGGCTCTCAAAGATTTTGCGGCCTACTGCTTCCACCTGCCTTATCCAAAATTGGCTCTCAAAGGCCTCAATAAAATCATGGATAAAAGCCTGCCCCAAGAGCAGCAAGACCAGCTTAGAGAGAACTTTGAAGCCTCTATTCTCTACAGCCAAAAAGTTGGAAATATCTATACAGGCTCCCTCTTCCTAGGCCTCCTGTCTCTTTTAGAAAACTCTGACAACCTCAAGGCTGGCGATCGGATCGCTCTTTTCGGCTATGGCAGCGGAGCTGTCTCTGAAATCTTCAGTGCCAATTTGGTAGAGGGCTATGAAAAGCATCTATCCAAGACACGCCTAGAGGAATTAGACCAGCGTCAGGCTCTTTCCATTGCTGACTACGAGCGGATCTTTTTTGAAGAAGCTGAGCTGGATGAAAAGGGAAATGCCAGCTTCTCCAGCTATGAAAATCAAAGCTTTGCTCTGGCGGAAATTGCAGAGCACCAGCGTAAGTATATCAAAGTTGAGAAATCATCATGA
- a CDS encoding hydroxymethylglutaryl-CoA reductase, degradative → MKVNWTGFSKKTPAERLQMLKEKELLQDEHWQLLDSQQTLPLETANQMSENVLATLALPYSLVPDFLVDGKTYQVPFVTEEPSVVAAASFAAKIIKRSGGFETEVHKRQMIGQIALYQVEKVDQAIKDVLRKKKELLEQANQAYPSIVARGGGARELWLEPKEDFLIFYLSVDTQEAMGANMLNTMLEALTLPLKELTGGKSLMAILSNYATDSLVTAHCVIDYRFLSRDKAEAELLADKMQLASKLAQVDPYRAATHNKGIFNGIDALVLATGNDWRAVEAGAHAYASREGSYRGLSTWTADPDKRQLRGQMTLPMPIATKGGSIGLNPAVAASFDLLGQPQAKELASLIVSVGLAQNFAALKALVSTGIQAGHMKLQAKSLALQAGAQDEEIAAVASRLTANKTFNLAAAQEILADLRKQDK, encoded by the coding sequence ATGAAAGTAAACTGGACTGGATTTTCCAAAAAAACTCCTGCTGAACGGCTACAGATGCTGAAAGAAAAGGAACTTTTACAAGATGAACATTGGCAGCTGCTAGACAGTCAGCAGACTTTGCCTCTGGAAACAGCCAACCAGATGAGTGAAAATGTGCTGGCCACTCTAGCTCTGCCTTACTCTCTGGTGCCAGACTTTTTGGTGGATGGCAAGACCTATCAAGTTCCTTTTGTGACTGAAGAGCCATCTGTGGTAGCAGCGGCTAGCTTTGCAGCTAAGATTATCAAACGTTCAGGCGGATTTGAAACCGAAGTTCACAAACGCCAGATGATTGGGCAGATTGCACTCTATCAGGTTGAAAAGGTTGACCAAGCCATTAAAGATGTTCTCAGGAAAAAGAAAGAGTTGCTGGAACAGGCCAACCAAGCCTATCCATCGATTGTTGCCCGTGGCGGCGGAGCTAGAGAGCTCTGGCTGGAGCCAAAGGAAGACTTCCTCATTTTCTATCTATCTGTGGATACGCAGGAAGCCATGGGAGCCAATATGCTCAACACTATGCTGGAAGCTCTCACCCTTCCCCTGAAAGAGCTGACTGGCGGTAAGAGTCTGATGGCTATCCTGTCAAACTATGCAACAGATAGCCTAGTAACAGCCCACTGTGTCATTGATTATCGCTTTCTCAGCCGGGATAAGGCTGAGGCAGAGCTACTTGCGGATAAGATGCAGCTGGCTAGCAAGCTAGCCCAGGTCGACCCTTACCGAGCAGCTACCCACAATAAAGGCATCTTTAATGGCATTGATGCTTTGGTGCTGGCTACTGGAAATGACTGGAGGGCTGTTGAAGCCGGTGCTCATGCCTATGCCAGCCGAGAAGGAAGCTACCGCGGCCTCTCTACTTGGACGGCAGACCCAGACAAACGCCAACTTCGTGGTCAGATGACCCTGCCCATGCCCATTGCGACTAAGGGAGGCTCCATCGGACTCAATCCAGCAGTGGCAGCCAGCTTTGACTTATTAGGGCAGCCACAGGCTAAGGAATTGGCTTCCCTCATTGTATCGGTCGGATTGGCGCAAAATTTCGCTGCCCTCAAAGCTCTGGTCAGCACTGGCATCCAAGCCGGACACATGAAATTGCAAGCTAAATCTTTAGCATTGCAGGCTGGAGCCCAAGACGAAGAAATTGCTGCTGTAGCCAGTCGCTTAACAGCCAATAAGACTTTCAACCTAGCTGCTGCTCAGGAAATACTAGCTGACTTACGAAAGCAGGACAAGTAA
- the fni gene encoding type 2 isopentenyl-diphosphate Delta-isomerase: MMSQNRKDDHIKYALEQRPCYNSFDEMELVHRSLPKYDLAEIDLSTHFAGRDWEFPFYINAMTGGSQKGGQINEKLAQVAESCGLLFVTGSYSAALKNPSDPSYRVAAGRPNLLLATNIGLDKPYQAAQQAVADLQPLFLQVHVNLMQELLMPEGEREFRSWRQHLTDYSQRLDLPLILKEVGFGMDRSTVEETRSLGIQTFDISGRGGTSFAYIENQRGGNRDYLNDWGQSTLQSLLALQPLRDEVELLASGGVRHPLDMIKALVLGAKAVGLSRTVLELVENHSVEEVIDIVEGWKSDLRLIMCALSCRNLQELKNVHYLLYGRLKEAQEQIQ, from the coding sequence ATGATGAGCCAGAATCGTAAGGACGACCATATCAAATACGCTTTAGAGCAGCGTCCGTGTTATAACAGTTTTGATGAAATGGAACTGGTTCACCGCTCTTTGCCCAAGTACGATTTGGCAGAGATTGACCTATCTACCCACTTTGCAGGCCGTGACTGGGAGTTTCCTTTTTACATCAATGCCATGACTGGTGGCAGTCAAAAAGGTGGTCAAATCAATGAGAAACTGGCTCAAGTAGCTGAAAGTTGCGGCCTTCTTTTTGTAACTGGCTCTTATAGCGCGGCCTTGAAGAATCCTTCTGATCCTTCCTATCGGGTGGCGGCTGGTCGGCCTAATTTATTACTGGCTACCAATATCGGCTTGGACAAGCCTTATCAAGCCGCCCAGCAGGCAGTAGCTGATTTGCAGCCCCTCTTTTTGCAGGTCCATGTTAATCTCATGCAGGAATTGCTGATGCCAGAAGGCGAGCGGGAGTTTCGCTCTTGGCGTCAGCATTTGACTGATTATAGTCAGCGGCTGGATCTTCCTCTAATTCTTAAAGAAGTTGGCTTTGGCATGGATCGCTCTACTGTCGAAGAAACGCGCTCCTTGGGGATTCAGACTTTTGATATTTCTGGCCGGGGCGGCACTAGCTTTGCCTATATTGAAAATCAGCGGGGTGGCAATCGTGACTATCTCAATGATTGGGGACAATCTACTCTGCAGAGCCTGTTGGCGCTTCAGCCATTGCGCGATGAGGTCGAACTCTTGGCTAGTGGAGGTGTCCGACATCCTTTGGATATGATCAAAGCCTTGGTCTTAGGAGCCAAGGCGGTCGGCCTTTCTCGTACCGTGCTGGAGTTGGTGGAAAATCACTCGGTGGAAGAGGTTATTGATATTGTAGAAGGCTGGAAATCGGATCTGCGCCTCATCATGTGCGCTCTGTCCTGCCGAAACTTGCAAGAACTAAAGAATGTACACTATCTACTCTATGGACGGCTGAAAGAAGCTCAGGAACAGATTCAATAA
- a CDS encoding phosphomevalonate kinase, which translates to MKTSARVQTCGKLYLAGEYAVLTAGQPAIIKAIPIYMTGEIQTAPDYRLTSDMFEHSANLEPDPYYALIQETIEVMNAYFLALGYQLQPFSLKISGKMERDGKKFGIGSSGSVVILTIKAMAALYELDLEPKLLFKLASYVLLRRGDNGSMGDLACIAFEDLIYYRSFDRELIRKRMKKVDLQQLLAEDWGFEIRSIKPRLAMDFLVGWTKQPAISKDLVNQVKSAISESFLTGSRTQVDTLEKALLAGEQPAIQSSLEKASQLLERLSPAIYTDRLKVLKEAAEGLNCVAKSSGAGGGDCGIALSFDAASSKQLIQAWQEAGIELLYRERMGHDEPES; encoded by the coding sequence ATGAAGACTAGTGCAAGAGTCCAAACCTGTGGCAAGCTCTATCTGGCGGGTGAATATGCAGTGCTGACGGCCGGTCAGCCAGCCATTATCAAGGCCATTCCCATCTATATGACGGGAGAAATCCAGACAGCGCCTGACTATCGCTTGACATCAGATATGTTTGAACACAGCGCTAACCTAGAGCCAGACCCTTATTATGCCTTGATTCAGGAGACGATAGAGGTCATGAACGCTTATTTTCTAGCCTTAGGCTACCAACTTCAGCCTTTTTCTCTAAAGATTAGTGGCAAGATGGAAAGGGACGGCAAGAAGTTTGGGATTGGCTCCAGTGGTAGTGTTGTTATTCTGACCATCAAGGCCATGGCAGCACTTTATGAGCTGGACTTAGAGCCAAAGCTGCTCTTTAAGCTGGCTTCCTACGTCCTCCTCAGGCGCGGAGACAATGGCTCCATGGGAGATCTAGCCTGCATTGCTTTTGAAGACCTGATTTACTACCGGTCTTTTGATAGAGAGCTAATCCGCAAGCGTATGAAAAAAGTTGATTTACAGCAATTACTAGCAGAGGATTGGGGTTTTGAAATTCGCAGCATTAAGCCTCGCTTAGCCATGGATTTTCTGGTTGGCTGGACCAAGCAGCCGGCGATTTCTAAGGACTTGGTCAATCAGGTCAAGTCAGCTATTTCAGAGTCCTTTTTGACAGGCAGTAGAACGCAGGTTGATACTTTGGAGAAGGCTTTATTAGCAGGAGAGCAGCCCGCTATTCAGTCTAGTCTGGAAAAGGCTAGTCAGCTCTTAGAAAGGCTCAGCCCAGCTATTTATACAGATCGGCTGAAAGTCCTAAAGGAAGCGGCAGAGGGACTGAACTGTGTGGCTAAGAGCAGTGGTGCCGGCGGTGGCGACTGCGGGATTGCTCTCAGCTTTGATGCCGCATCTAGCAAGCAATTGATTCAAGCCTGGCAAGAAGCTGGCATTGAGCTATTATACAGAGAAAGGATGGGCCATGATGAGCCAGAATCGTAA
- the mvaD gene encoding diphosphomevalonate decarboxylase, whose protein sequence is MDRKPVSVKSYANIAIVKYWGKKDAEKMIPSTSSISLTLENMYTETQLSPLPDTATGDEFYIDGQLQSPAEHAKISKIIDRFRSPEDGFVRVDTSNNMPTAAGLSSSSSGLSALVKACNAYFQTGYRTQELAQLAKFASGSSARSFFGPLAAWDKDSGAIYPVKTDLKLAMIMLVLHDEKKPISSRDGMELCAKTSTIFPDWIAQSALDYEAMLGYLRDNDFSKVGHLTEENALRMHATTEKAYPPFSYLTEESYQAMDTVRKLRELGERCYFTMDAGPNVKVLCLEEDLDHLVAIFEKDYRLIVSKTKDLSDED, encoded by the coding sequence ATGGATCGAAAGCCTGTAAGTGTCAAATCCTATGCCAATATTGCAATTGTCAAATATTGGGGGAAGAAAGATGCAGAAAAGATGATTCCGTCTACCAGCAGTATCTCGCTGACACTGGAAAATATGTATACCGAGACGCAACTGAGTCCTTTGCCAGATACAGCGACTGGAGATGAGTTTTATATTGACGGTCAGCTGCAAAGCCCAGCAGAACATGCCAAAATCAGTAAGATTATTGACCGTTTCCGCTCTCCAGAAGACGGTTTTGTCCGTGTTGATACCAGCAACAATATGCCGACTGCAGCGGGTCTGTCTTCCAGCTCCAGCGGTCTGTCTGCCCTAGTCAAGGCTTGCAATGCTTATTTTCAGACGGGCTATCGGACGCAAGAGCTGGCTCAGCTGGCCAAGTTTGCTTCAGGGTCGTCTGCTCGGTCTTTCTTTGGTCCGCTAGCGGCCTGGGATAAGGACAGTGGGGCCATCTATCCAGTCAAGACGGATTTGAAATTAGCCATGATTATGCTAGTTCTGCACGATGAGAAAAAGCCTATTTCCAGCCGCGACGGTATGGAGCTCTGTGCTAAAACTTCCACCATTTTTCCAGATTGGATTGCCCAGTCTGCCTTGGATTATGAGGCCATGCTTGGTTATTTACGGGACAATGATTTTTCCAAGGTTGGTCATCTGACGGAAGAAAATGCTCTTCGGATGCATGCAACGACAGAGAAAGCTTACCCACCGTTTTCTTATCTGACAGAGGAGTCTTACCAAGCTATGGATACTGTCAGAAAGCTACGGGAGCTGGGCGAGCGTTGCTACTTTACCATGGACGCGGGGCCAAATGTCAAGGTGCTCTGCTTGGAAGAAGACCTAGACCATCTGGTGGCTATTTTTGAGAAGGACTATCGGCTTATCGTCTCTAAAACAAAGGACTTGTCAGATGAAGACTAG